The Argopecten irradians isolate NY chromosome 4, Ai_NY, whole genome shotgun sequence genome has a window encoding:
- the LOC138322552 gene encoding mucin-2-like, translating to MTTTTAVTTSTEASITTTDDVPTSTEASITTTDDVPTSTEASITTTDAVPTSTEAYITTTDDVPTNAVPTSTEASITTTDDVPTSTEASITTTDDVPTSTEASITTTDDVPTSTEASITTTDDVPTSTEASITTTDDVPTSTEASITTTDDVPTSTEASITTTDDVPTSTEASITTTDDVPTSTEASITTTDDVPTSTEAYITTTDDVPTSTEASITTTDDVPTSTEASITTTDDVPTSTEASITTTVDVPTSTEASITTTDNVPTSTEASITTTDDVPTSTEASITTTVDVPTSTEASITTTDNVPTSTEASITTTDDVPTSTEASITTTDDVPTSTEASITTTDDVPTSTEASITTTDDVPTSTEASITTTDDVPTSTEASITTTDDVPTSTEASITTTDDVPTSTEASITTTDDVPTNDVPTSTEASITTTDDVPTSTEASITTTDDVPTSTEASITTTDDVPTSTEASITTTDDVPTSTEASITTTDDVPTSTEASITTTVDVPTSTEASITTTDDVPTSTEASITTTDDVPTSTEASITTTDDVPTSTEAYITTTDNVPTSTEASITTTDDVPTSTEASITTTDAVPTSTEASITTTDDVPTSTEASITTTVDVPTNDVPTSTEASITTTDDVPTSTEASITTTDDVPTSTEASITTTVDVPTSTEASITTTDDVPTSTEAAITTTDDVPTSTEAAITTTDDVPTSTEASITTTDDVPTTTTEPTTTTEPTTTTEPTTTTEPTTTTEPTTTTEPTTTTEPTTTTEPTTTTEPTTTTEPTTTTEPTTTTEPTTTTEPTTTTEPTTTTEPTTTTEPTTTTEPTTTTEPTTTTEPTTTTEPTTTTEPTTTTEPTTTTEPTTTTEPTTTTEPTTTTEPTTTTEPTTTTEPTTTTEPTTTTEPTTTTEPTTTTEPTTTTEPTTTTEPTTTTEPTTTTEPTTTTEPTTTTEPTTTTEPTTTTEPTTTTEPTTTTEPTTTTEPTTTTEPTTTTEPTTTTEPTTTTEPTTTTEPTTTTEPTTTTEQTLLLKQPRSLKTSTEPTTTTEPTTTTEPTTTTELTTTTEPTTTTEPTTTTEPTTTTEATTTTEPTTTTEPTTTTEPTTTTEPTTTTEATTTTDPTTTTEPTTTTEPTTSTEPTTTTEATTTSEPTTTTEPTTTTEPTTTTETTTSTEATTTTEPTTTTEPTTTTEPTTTTDLTTTLEPTTTTEPTTATETNTTAEATTITEITTSTEATTTTEATTTIEQTTTAEPTTTTEATSTTEPTTTTEKTTTTEATTTTDSTTTTETTTTSKPTITTLLSTTIEQISTISQLGSALLRFQSR from the exons ATGACTACTACAACTGCAGTAACTACAAGTACTGAAGCATCAATAACTACCACAGATGATGTACCTACAAGTACTGAAGCATCAATAACTACCACAGATGATGTACCTACAAGTACTGAAGCATCAATAACTACCACAGATGCTGTACCTACAAGTACTGAAGCATACATTACTACCACAGATGATGTACCTACAA ATGCAGTACCTACAAGTACTGAAGCATCAATAACTACCACAGATGATGTACCTACAAGTACTGAAGCATCAATAACTACCACAGATGATGTACCTACAAGTACTGAAGCATCAATAACTACCACAGATGATGTACCTACAAGTACTGAAGCATCAATAACTACCACAGATGATGTACCTACAAGTACTGAAGCATCAATAACTACCACAGATGATGTACCTACAAGTACTGAAGCATCAATAACTACCACAGATGATGTACCTACAAGTACTGAAGCATCAATAACTACCACAGATGATGTACCTACAAGTACTGAAGCATCAATAACTACCACAGATGATGTACCTACAAGTACTGAAGCATCAATAACTACCACAGATGATGTACCTACAAGTACTGAAGCATACATTACTACCACAGATGATGTACCTACAAGTACTGAAGCATCAATAACTACCACAGATGATGTACCTACAAGTACTGAAGCATCAATAACTACCACAGATGATGTACCTACAAGTACTGAAGCATCAATAACTACCACAGTTGATGTACCTACAAGTACTGAAGCATCAATAACTACCACAGATAATGTACCTACAAGTACTGAAGCATCAATAACTACCACAGATGATGTACCTACAAGTACTGAAGCATCAATAACTACCACAGTTGATGTACCTACAAGTACTGAAGCATCAATAACTACCACAGATAATGTACCTACAAGTACTGAAGCATCAATAACTACCACAGATGATGTACCTACAAGTACTGAAGCATCAATAACTACCACAGATGATGTACCTACAAGTACTGAAGCATCAATAACTACCACAGATGATGTACCTACAAGTACTGAAGCATCAATAACTACCACAGATGATGTACCTACAAGTACTGAAGCATCAATAACTACCACAGATGATGTACCTACAAGTACTGAAGCATCAATAACTACCACAGATGATGTACCTACAAGTACTGAAGCATCAATAACTACCACAGATGATGTACCTACAAGTACTGAAGCATCAATAACTACCACAGATGATGTACCTACAA ATGATGTACCTACAAGTACTGAAGCATCAATAACTACCACAGATGATGTACCTACAAGTACTGAAGCATCAATAACTACCACAGATGATGTACCTACAAGTACTGAAGCATCAATAACTACCACAGATGATGTACCTACAAGTACTGAAGCATCAATAACTACCACAGATGATGTACCTACAAGTACTGAAGCATCAATAACTACCACAGATGATGTACCTACAAGTACTGAAGCATCAATAACTACCACAGTTGATGTACCTACAAGTACTGAAGCATCAATAACTACCACAGATGATGTACCTACAAGTACTGAAGCATCAATAACTACCACAGATGATGTACCTACAAGTACTGAAGCATCAATAACTACCACAGATGATGTACCTACAAGTACTGAAGCATACATTACTACCACAGATAATGTACCTACAAGTACTGAAGCATCAATAACTACCACAGATGATGTACCTACAAGTACTGAAGCATCAATAACTACCACAGATGCTGTACCTACAAGTACTGAAGCATCAATAACTACCACAGATGATGTACCTACAAGTACTGAAGCATCAATAACTACCACAGTTGATGTACCTACAA ATGATGTACCTACAAGTACTGAAGCATCAATAACTACCACAGATGATGTACCTACAAGTACTGAAGCATCAATAACTACCACAGATGATGTACCTACAAGTACTGAAGCATCAATAACTACCACAGTTGATGTACCTACAAGTACTGAAGCATCAATAACTACCACAGATGATGTACCTACAAGTACTGAAGCAGCAATAACTACCACAGATGATGTACCTACAAGTACTGAAGCAGCAATAACTACCACAGATGATGTACCTACAAGTACTGAAGCATCAATAACTACCACAGATGATGTACCTACAA ctaccactgaaccaaccactactactgaaccaaccactactactgaaccaaccactaccactgaaccaaccactactactgaaccaaccactactactgaaccaaccactactactgaaccaaccactactactgaaccaaccactaccactgaaccaaccactactactgaaccaaccactactactgaaccaaccactactactgaaccaaccactactactgaaccaaccactactactgaaccaaccactactactgaaccaaccactactactgaaccaaccactactactgaaccaaccactactactgaaccaaccactactactgaaccaaccactactactgaaccaaccactactactgaaccaaccactactactgaaccaaccactactactgaaccaaccactactactgaaccaaccactactactgaaccaaccactactactgaaccaaccactactactgaaccaaccactactactgaaccaaccactactactgaaccaaccactactactgaaccaaccactactactgaaccaaccactactactgaaccaaccactactactgaaccaaccactactactgaaccaaccactactactgaaccaaccactactactgaaccaaccactactactgaaccaaccactactactgaaccaaccactactactgaaccaaccactactactgaaccaaccactactactgaaccaaccactactactgaaccaaccactactactgaaccaaccactactactgaaccaaccactactactgaaccaaccactactactgaaccaaccactaccactgaaccaaccactactactgaaccaaccactactactgaaccaaccactactactgaacaaACACTACTGCTGAAGCAACCACGATCACTGAAA ACTTccactgaaccaaccactactactgaaccaaccactacaactgaaccaaccactactactgaactaaccactactactgaaccaaccacaactactgaaccaaccactactactgaaccaaccacaaCTACTGAggcaaccactactactgaaccaaccactaccactgaaccaaccactactactgaaccaaccactactactgaaccaaccacaaCTACTGAggcaaccactactactgatccaaccactactactgaaccaaccactaccactgaaccaaccacttctactgaaccaaccactactactgaggCAACCACTACttctgaaccaaccactactactgaaccaaccactactactgaaccaaccactactactgaaacAACCACTTCTACTGAAGCAActactactactgaaccaaccactactactgaaccaacaactactactgaaccaaccactactactgaccTAACCACTACCcttgaaccaaccactactactgaaccaaccactgcTACTGAAACAAACACTACTGCTGAAGCAACCACGATCACTGAAATAACAACTTCTACTGAagcaaccactactactgaagcAACCACTACTATTGAACAAACCACTACtgctgaaccaaccactactactgaggCAACCagtactactgaaccaaccactactactgaaaaAACCACTACTACTGAGGCAACCACTACCACTGACTCTACCACTACTACTGAGACAACCACTACTTCTAAACCAACTATCACTACGTTGCTAAGCACTACAATTGAACAAATTTCGACTATTTCACAACTAG GATCCGCTCTGttgaggtttcagtctcgttga